The window CCTGGTGGATGCCGGCCAGTTCGCGGCCGGGGACCGGGAGGTCACGGGCGGTGGTGGCGCCCGCGGCGATGACGACGGCGTCGTACCGCTTCTTCAGGTCCGTGGCCTTGAGGTCGCGGCCGATCTCGATGCCCGTACGGAAGCGGGTGCCCTCCGCGCGCATCTGCTCGATGCGGCGGTTGATGTGCCGCTTCTCCATCTTGAACTCGGGGATGCCGTAGCGGAGCAGACCGCCGACGCGGTCCGCGCGCTCGTACACCGCGACCGTGTGACCGGCCCGCGTCAGCTGCTGGGCGGCGGCCAGACCCGCCGGGCCCGAGCCGATGACCGCGACGGTCTTGCCGGACAGGCGCTCCGGGGCCTGGGCCGCGACGTCGCCGCTGTCCCACGCCTTGTCGATGATGGAGACCTCGACGTTCTTGATGGTGACGGCCGGCTGGTTGATGCCGAGCACGCACGCCGACTCGCACGGGGCCGGGCACAGCCGCCCGGTGAACTCCGGGAAGTTGTTCGTGGCGTGCAGCCGCTCCGACGCCGCCGCCCAGTCCTCGCGGTAGGCGTAGTCGTTCCACTCGGGGATGAGGTTCCCGAGCGGACAGCCGTTGTGACAGAACGGGATGCCGCAGTCCATGCAGCGGGACGCCTGCTTCGAGATGATCGGGAGCAGCGAACCCGGGACGTAGACCTCGTTCCAGTCCTTCAGGCGTACGTCGACGGGGCGGGACTTGGCGACCTCGCGCCCGTGGTTCAGGAAGCCCTTCGGGTCAGCCATTGATCGCCGCCTCCATCATCTTCTCGGTGATCTCGGTCTCGGAAAGACCGGCCTGCTCGGCGGCGGCCTTGGCGGCGAGCACTGCCTTGTACGTGCTGGGGATGATCTTGCTGAAGCGCGCCACGGCGACGGGCCAGTCGGCGAGCAGCTTCTCGGCGACCGTGGAGCCGGTCTCCTCGGCGTGGCGGCGCACCACGTCGTGCAGCCACTGCTTGTCGGTGTCGTCGAGGGCCTCGACGGCACCCAGGTTGCCGACGTTGACGTTGTCGCGCTCCAGGTCGATGACGTAGGCGATGCCGCCGGACATACCGGCCGCGAAGTTGCGGCCCGTCTCGCCGAGGACGACCGCGTGGCCGCCGGTCATGTACTCGCAGCCGTGGTCGCCCACGCCCTCGGCCACCACCAGGGCGCCGGAGTTGCGGACACAGAACCGCTCACCCGTACGACCGCGGAGGAACAGTTCGCCGCCGGTCGCGCCGTAGGCGATGGTGTTGCCCGCGATGGTCGAGAACTCGGCGAGGTGGTCGGCGCCCCGGTCGGGACGGACGATCACCCGGCCGCCGGAGAGACCCTTGCCGACGTAGTCGTTGGAGTCGCCCTCCAGGCGCAGCGTGACACCGCGCGGGAGGAAGGCGCCGAAGGACTGGCCCGCCGAGCCGGTGAAGGTGATGTCGATGGTGTCGTCGGGCAGACCCGCGCCGCCGAACTTCTTCGTCACCTCGTGGCCGAGCATGGTGCCGACCGTGCGGTTGATGTTGCGGACCTTGATCTGGGCGCGGACCGGCTGGGCGTCGGTGGCGTCCGAGGCGGCCAGCGCGTCGGCCGCGAGCTTGATCAGCTCGTTGTCGAGGGCCTTCTCCAGGCCGTGGTCCTGCTCGATCACCTGGTGGAGCGCCGCGCCCTCGGGCAGCTCGGGCACGTAGAAGAGCGGCTCCAGGTCCAGGCCCTGCGCCTTCCAGTGGTCGACCGCGCGGGTCACGTCGAGCGTCTCGGCGTGGCCGACGGCCTCCTCGATGGAGCGGAAGCCCAGCTCGGCGAGGATCTCGCGGACCTCCTCGGCGATGAACTCGAAGAAGTTCACGACGTACTCGGCCTTGCCGGAGAACCGGTCGCGGAGCACCGGGTTCTGGGTGGCGATGCCGACCGGGCAGGTGTCCAGGTGGCAGACACGCATCATGACGCAGCCGGAGACGACCAGCGGCGCGGTCGCGAAGCCGAACTCCTCGGCGCCGAGGAGCGCGGCGATGACGACGTCACGGCCGGTCTTGAGCTGGCCGTCGGTCTGGACGACGATGCGGTCGCGCAGGCCGTTGAGCAGCAGCGTCTGCTGGGTCTCGGCGAGGCCCAGCTCCCAGGGACCACCGGCGTGCTTGAGCGAGGTCAGCGGGGAGGCGCCCGTACCGCCGTCGTGGCCCGAGATGAGGACGACGTCCGCGTGCGCCTTGGAGACACCCGCGGCGACCGTGCCGACACCGACCTCGGAGACCAGCTTCACGTGGATCCGCGCCCGCGGGTTCGCGTTCTTCAGGTCGTGGATCAGCTGGGCCAGGTCCTCGATGGAGTAGATGTCGTGGTGCGGCGGCGGGGAGATGAGGCCCACGCCCGGCGTCGAGTGACGCGTCTTGGCGACCCACGGGTAGACCTTGTGGCCGGGCAGCTGACCGCCCTCGCCGGGCTTGGCGCCCTGGGCCATCTTGATCTGGATGTCGTCCGCGTTGACCAGGTACTCGGAGGTCACGCCGAAGCGGCCGGAGGCGACCTGCTTGATCGACGAGCGCCGCGCCGGGTCGTACAGACGGTCCGGGTCCTCGCCGCCCTCACCGGTGTTGGACTTGCCGCCCAGCTGGTTCATGGCGATGGCGAGGGTCTCGTGCGCCTCCTTGGAGATGGAGCCGTACGACATGGCGCCGGTCGAGAAGCGCTTGACGATCTCGGAGACCGGCTCGACCTCGTCGACGGAGATCGGGGCGCGGCCCTCCGTCGCCTTGAAACCGAACAGGCCGCGCAGCGTCATCAGGCGCTCGGACTGCTCGTTCACGCGGTCCGTGTACTTCTTGAAGATGTCGTAGCGGCGCGTGCGCGTGGAGTGCTGGAGGCGGAAGACCGTCTCCGGGTCGAACAGGTGCGGCTCGCCCTCGCGGCGCCACTGGTACTCGCCGCCTATCTCCAGGGCGCGGTGGGCCGGCGCGATGCCGCTGGCCGGGTACGCCTTGGCGTGGCGGGCGGCGACCTCCTTGGCGATGACGTCGATGCCGACGCCGCCGATCTTGGTGGCCGTGCCGTTGAAGTACTTCTCGACGAAGTCGTCCGCGAGGCCGACGGCCTCGAAGACCTGGGCACCCCGGTAGGAGGCGACGGTGGAGATGCCCATCTTCGACATGACCTTGAGGACGCCCTTGCCGAGGGCGTAGATCAGGTTGCGGATGGCCTGCTCGGCCTCGATGTCGGACAGGAACGTTCCGGCACGGACGAGGTCCTCGACGGACTCCATCGCCAGGTACGGGTTGACGGCCGCGGCGCCGAAGCCGACGAGCAGGGCGACGTGGTGGACCTCGCGGACGTCACCGGCCTCGACCAGCAGGCCCACCTGGGTGCGCTGCTTGGTGCGGATGAGGTGGTGGTGGACGGCCGCGGTGAGCAGCAGCGACGGGATCGGCGCGTGCTCGGCGTCGGAGTGGCGGTCGGACAGGACGATCAGCCTGGCGCCGTTGTCGATGGCGGCGTCGGCCTCGGCGCAGATCTCCTCGATGCGCGCGGCGAGGGCGTCGCCGCCGCCGGAGACCCGGTAGAGACCCGACAGCGTGGCGGCCTTCATACCGGGCATGTCGCCGTCGGCGTTGATGTGGATGAGCTTGGCCAGCTCGTCGTTGTCGATCACCGGGAAGGGCAGGGTGACGCTGCGGCACGACGCGGCGGTCGGCTCCAGGAGGTTGCCCTGCGGGCCCAGCGAGGAGCGCAGGGAGGTGACGAGCTCCTCGCGGATGGCGTCCAGCGGCGGGTTGGTGACCTGCGCGAACAGCTGGGTGAAGTAGTCGAACAGCAGCCGCGGACGGGCGGACAGCGCGGCGATCGGCGAGTCCGTGCCCATGGAACCGAGCGGCTCGCCGCCGGTCTTGGCCATCGGCGCGAGGATGACGCGCAGCTCCTCCTCGGTGTACCCGAAGGTCTGCTGACGGCGGGTGACCGAGGCGTGGGTGTGCACGATGTGCTCGCGCTCGGGCAGGTCGGAGAGCTCGATCTCGCCGGCCTCCAGCCACTCCGCGTACGGGTTCTCCGCGGCGAGCTGGGCCTTGATCTCGTCGTCCTCGATGATGCGGTGCTCGACGGTGTCGACGAGGAACATCCGGCCGGGCTGCAGGCGGCCCTTGCGGACGACCTTGGCGGGGTCGATGTCGAGGACGCCGACCTCGGAGCCGAGGACGACGAGGCCGTCGTCGGTGACCCAGTAGCGGCCGGGGCGCAGGCCGTTGCGGTCCAGGACCGCGCCGACCTGACGGCCGTCGGTGAAGGTGACGCAGGCCGGGCCGTCCCAGGGCTCCATCATCGTGGCGTGGAACTGGTAGAAGGCGCGGCGGGCCGGCTCCATGGTGTCGTGGTTCTCCCACGCCTCCGGGATCATCATCAGCACGGAGTGCGGCAGGGAGCGGCCACCGAGGTGGAGCAGTTCCAGGACCTCGTCGAAGGACGCCGAGTCGGAGGCGTCCGGCGTACAGATCGGGAAGATCCGGTCCAGGGTCTCCTGCGAACCGAAGAGGTTCGAGGCGAGCTGGGACTCGCGGGCGACCATCCAGTTGCGGTTGCCCTTGACCGTGTTGATCTCGCCGTTGTGCGCGACGAAGCGGTACGGGTGGGCCAGCGGCCACGACGGGAAGGTGTTCGTGGAGAACCGGGAGTGCACGAGCGCGATCGCGGAGGCGAAGCGGCGGTCGGACAGGTCCGGGAAGAAGGGCTCCAGCTGGCCGGTGGTCAGCATGCCCTTGTAGACGATGGTCCGCGCGGACAGCGAGGGGAAGTAGACGTCGACCTCGCGCTCGGCGCGCTTGCGCAGCACGAAGCTCTTGCGGTCGAGGTCGATGCCCGTGGCGGGCGTGGCCGAGCCGTCGCTGACGAAGACCTGACGGAAGGAGGGCATCGTGGAGCGGGCCGTGGCACCGAGCAGCCCGGGGGCGACGGGCACCTCGCGCCAGCCGAGGACGGTCAGGCCCTCGTCGGCGGCGATGGCATCGATCCGGGCCACGGCCTCGTCGGCGCCGTGCTCGGGCAGGAAGGCGATACCGACGGCGTAGGAGCCGGCCTCGGGCAGCTCAAAACCGGCCACCTCGCGGAAGAAGGTGTCGGGGACCTGCGAGAGAATGCCGGCGCCGTCACCCGAATCGGGCTCCGAACCGGTCGCCCCTCGGTGCTCCAGGTTGCGAAGAACCGTGAGCGCCTGCTCGACCAGCGCATGGCTCGCCTCGCCGGTGAGGGTGGCCACGAAGCCGACGCCGCAGGCGTCGTGCTCGTTGCGGGGGTCGTACATACCCTGCGCGGCAGGGCGAGCATCCATGAAGGACCACTTCTGGCCGTTCGTGGAGTGCTGGGACGGCTGGCGCGGCGTACGCATCGGCTCTCCCGTCGTCGTCATCTGGCTGGGGGCACCTCCCAGGCCCTTGAGGCTCTGGGGGAGCGTGTGCCGAGGGACGACGTTGGCCCTCTGCGAAAGTGCAAAATTTCGTGCAGGTTACATGATGGAGCGGTTCTCGGGAAGCGGATACTTCGTCCCAACATGCGGACGCCACGGGCGCGGAGGGGTGCACCGCACGCGGTGGCGTGAACTGGCTTCGACAGGCGTGACCAGGGGGTCGACCGGACAGATCGATGTCGGCAGACCGGGGGGGGCGCAGAAGGCGTCGTCGCCACTGCTTTCAGTTGCTAGGCAGGCGTCATTGCCTGCGGCGCTTACGGCTCATGCCCAGCGGTTAAGCATTCGAAACCGCCTGGTAACGCCTACTTATGCGGTCCCACGCATACGTAGCCATCCGATTCATCATACGGCCGCTCCGATCAGGCTGCCCAGGGCGTACGTCACACCCGCCGCGGCACCCCCGAGCGCCAGCTGCCGCAGGCCGCTGAACCACCAGGTCCTGGCCGTCACCCTGGCCACCACCGCCCCGCACCCGAAGAGTCCCAGGAGCGCCACCAGCACGGCGGGCCAGAGCGCGCCGGCGCCGAGCAGGTACGGCAGTACGGGCAGCAGGGCGCCCAGCGCGAAGGAGCCGAAGCTCGACACGGCGGCGACGGCGGGCGACGGGAGGTCGCCGGGGTCGATACCCAGTTCCTCCCGGGCGTGGATCTCCAGCGCCTGCTCAGGGTCGCGCGAGAGCTGGCGCGCGACCTCTCGGGCGAGTCCCGCCTCGACCCCACGGCTCTCGTAGAGCGCGGCCAGCTCCTGCTCCTCGTCCTTGGGATGCTTGCGCAACTCCCGCCGCTCGACGTCGAGTTCGGCCTCGACGAGTTCCCGCTGGGAGGCCACGGAGGTGTATTCGCCGGCGGCCATGGAGAAGGCTCCGGCGGCGAGCCCCGCGAGCCCGGCGACGACGACCGCCTCCCGGCCGGCCGAACCGCCCGCGACACCGGTCATCAGGGCCAGGTTCGACACGAGCCCGTCCATCGCCCCGAACACCGCGGGCCGCAGCCAGCCGCCGTTCACGTCCCGGTGGGTGTGGTTGTCACGGTGCGCCTCGTGCAGCGCGGCCTCGGTGTCGATGATCGCCACGGTCAAGCCCCTTTCCTCACGTCGAACGTACGCTCGGAAAATTGCTTCTGCCAGCAAGGAAGGCCGTACTTACCTGGGCACTCACCCGGGCCGACGACTGTTCGAGAAACCCCCGCCGCTCATTCGTACAGGGCACCGCACAGATGTCGACCGGGTGATACGAGGGCGTTCCGGCAGCCGGTGGGGTGCCCGGTGTGGCAGAGATCTTCACAGCGGAAGTCTTCGGTCTCCACATCGTCGGATCTCCGCATCTGCAGATCTTCAGAGCGGATCGACCGCCCGCCGGGCCCGAGCTGCCCACCGGGCGGGAAGGGCCCCAAGGCCAGACCTGCCCTCAGGGCCAGAGAGGCGCCATATGCCTTCCATCGCCTGCATTCCTTCGGTACCGGCGCCGGGGGACGCCGCCGATCTGCGCGAGCGCGCACGCGGGGCCATGCTCGGGCTCGCTGTCGGGGACGCGCTGGGGGCGCCCGCCGAGAACATGAAACCCTCCGAGATCCGCGCACGCTGGGGGCGCATCACGGGGTACGTGGCCGAGCACCCCTCGGGCACGGACGACACCGAGTACGCCATCTTCTCCGGGCTGCTGCTGGCCCGGCACGGCTCGGCGCTCACCGTCACGCATGTGGAGACGGCCTGGCACCAATGGATCGCGGACCGGGACGAGGGCCCCTTCCGGGGCGCCGGCTTCAGCGAACGCGGCACCCTGGAGAACCTCCGCCGGGGCCTCGCCGCCCCCATCTCCGCGCAGCACCGGCACGCCTGGAGCGACGGACTGGCCATGCGCGCGGCCCCCTTCGGCGTCTTCGCCTCGGGCCGCCCGGCGGAGGCAGCCCGTCTGGTCGCCGTCGACGGGTCGGTCAGCCACGACGGCGAGGGCATCTACGGCGGCCAGGCGGTCGCGGCCGGGGTGGCGGCGGCGATGGCGGGCGCCCCCACGATCGCCGTGGTCGCGTCGGCCCTCGCCGTGGTCCCGGACGACTCCTGGACGGCCCGGTCCCTGCGCCGGGCGGTCGCGGTCGCCCACCGCGGCGAGCGCGCGGTCCGCTCCGCCGTGGTCATCGGCGGCTATCCCTGGACCGACCTGGCCCCCGAGGCCGTCGCCCTCGCCTTCGGCGCCTACGCGGCGGCCGACGGCGACTTCACCGAGTCGGTGCTGACGGCGGTCAACATGGGCCGCGACGCCGACACGACCGCCGCCGTCGCCGGCGCGCTGGCCGGGGCGACCCGGGGCGCGTCCTCGATCCCGCCCGAGTGGGCGGCGGCCATCGGCCCGGCGCGAGGCAGCTGCCTTCCCTCCATGGCCGGCCACCACGTCCTCGACGTGGCCGAACTCCTGGTCCCCGGCGAGGGCGGCAAGTGGGCCACCGCCACCGCGAGCCCCCTCCCCCACGACGAGCGCCCCCCGACCGCCTTCACCCTGGCCCCGCCCACCCGACCGGAGACCCTCTCATGACCCCACCGACACCGTGGGACGAGACAACACCCACGGCTCCCTCGACGGAGGACGACGACACGCGGCGCACGGCG is drawn from Streptomyces bottropensis ATCC 25435 and contains these coding sequences:
- a CDS encoding VIT1/CCC1 transporter family protein; protein product: MAIIDTEAALHEAHRDNHTHRDVNGGWLRPAVFGAMDGLVSNLALMTGVAGGSAGREAVVVAGLAGLAAGAFSMAAGEYTSVASQRELVEAELDVERRELRKHPKDEEQELAALYESRGVEAGLAREVARQLSRDPEQALEIHAREELGIDPGDLPSPAVAAVSSFGSFALGALLPVLPYLLGAGALWPAVLVALLGLFGCGAVVARVTARTWWFSGLRQLALGGAAAGVTYALGSLIGAAV
- a CDS encoding glutamate synthase subunit beta translates to MADPKGFLNHGREVAKSRPVDVRLKDWNEVYVPGSLLPIISKQASRCMDCGIPFCHNGCPLGNLIPEWNDYAYREDWAAASERLHATNNFPEFTGRLCPAPCESACVLGINQPAVTIKNVEVSIIDKAWDSGDVAAQAPERLSGKTVAVIGSGPAGLAAAQQLTRAGHTVAVYERADRVGGLLRYGIPEFKMEKRHINRRIEQMRAEGTRFRTGIEIGRDLKATDLKKRYDAVVIAAGATTARDLPVPGRELAGIHQAMEYLPLANKVQEGDFVTPPITAEGKHVVVIGGGDTGADCVGTAHRQGAASVTQLEIMPQPGEDRAANQPWPTFPMLYKVTSAHEEGGERVYSVSTTHFEGDEDGNVQFLHLTEVEFIDGRLTPKPGTERRIPAQLVTLAMGFTGTDRENGLVDQFGLDLDERGNIARDADFQTNVPGVFVAGDAGRGQSLIVWAIAEGRSAARGCDRFLTGASELPAPIRPTDRSLMV
- a CDS encoding ADP-ribosylglycohydrolase family protein, translated to MPSIACIPSVPAPGDAADLRERARGAMLGLAVGDALGAPAENMKPSEIRARWGRITGYVAEHPSGTDDTEYAIFSGLLLARHGSALTVTHVETAWHQWIADRDEGPFRGAGFSERGTLENLRRGLAAPISAQHRHAWSDGLAMRAAPFGVFASGRPAEAARLVAVDGSVSHDGEGIYGGQAVAAGVAAAMAGAPTIAVVASALAVVPDDSWTARSLRRAVAVAHRGERAVRSAVVIGGYPWTDLAPEAVALAFGAYAAADGDFTESVLTAVNMGRDADTTAAVAGALAGATRGASSIPPEWAAAIGPARGSCLPSMAGHHVLDVAELLVPGEGGKWATATASPLPHDERPPTAFTLAPPTRPETLS
- the gltB gene encoding glutamate synthase large subunit translates to MRTPRQPSQHSTNGQKWSFMDARPAAQGMYDPRNEHDACGVGFVATLTGEASHALVEQALTVLRNLEHRGATGSEPDSGDGAGILSQVPDTFFREVAGFELPEAGSYAVGIAFLPEHGADEAVARIDAIAADEGLTVLGWREVPVAPGLLGATARSTMPSFRQVFVSDGSATPATGIDLDRKSFVLRKRAEREVDVYFPSLSARTIVYKGMLTTGQLEPFFPDLSDRRFASAIALVHSRFSTNTFPSWPLAHPYRFVAHNGEINTVKGNRNWMVARESQLASNLFGSQETLDRIFPICTPDASDSASFDEVLELLHLGGRSLPHSVLMMIPEAWENHDTMEPARRAFYQFHATMMEPWDGPACVTFTDGRQVGAVLDRNGLRPGRYWVTDDGLVVLGSEVGVLDIDPAKVVRKGRLQPGRMFLVDTVEHRIIEDDEIKAQLAAENPYAEWLEAGEIELSDLPEREHIVHTHASVTRRQQTFGYTEEELRVILAPMAKTGGEPLGSMGTDSPIAALSARPRLLFDYFTQLFAQVTNPPLDAIREELVTSLRSSLGPQGNLLEPTAASCRSVTLPFPVIDNDELAKLIHINADGDMPGMKAATLSGLYRVSGGGDALAARIEEICAEADAAIDNGARLIVLSDRHSDAEHAPIPSLLLTAAVHHHLIRTKQRTQVGLLVEAGDVREVHHVALLVGFGAAAVNPYLAMESVEDLVRAGTFLSDIEAEQAIRNLIYALGKGVLKVMSKMGISTVASYRGAQVFEAVGLADDFVEKYFNGTATKIGGVGIDVIAKEVAARHAKAYPASGIAPAHRALEIGGEYQWRREGEPHLFDPETVFRLQHSTRTRRYDIFKKYTDRVNEQSERLMTLRGLFGFKATEGRAPISVDEVEPVSEIVKRFSTGAMSYGSISKEAHETLAIAMNQLGGKSNTGEGGEDPDRLYDPARRSSIKQVASGRFGVTSEYLVNADDIQIKMAQGAKPGEGGQLPGHKVYPWVAKTRHSTPGVGLISPPPHHDIYSIEDLAQLIHDLKNANPRARIHVKLVSEVGVGTVAAGVSKAHADVVLISGHDGGTGASPLTSLKHAGGPWELGLAETQQTLLLNGLRDRIVVQTDGQLKTGRDVVIAALLGAEEFGFATAPLVVSGCVMMRVCHLDTCPVGIATQNPVLRDRFSGKAEYVVNFFEFIAEEVREILAELGFRSIEEAVGHAETLDVTRAVDHWKAQGLDLEPLFYVPELPEGAALHQVIEQDHGLEKALDNELIKLAADALAASDATDAQPVRAQIKVRNINRTVGTMLGHEVTKKFGGAGLPDDTIDITFTGSAGQSFGAFLPRGVTLRLEGDSNDYVGKGLSGGRVIVRPDRGADHLAEFSTIAGNTIAYGATGGELFLRGRTGERFCVRNSGALVVAEGVGDHGCEYMTGGHAVVLGETGRNFAAGMSGGIAYVIDLERDNVNVGNLGAVEALDDTDKQWLHDVVRRHAEETGSTVAEKLLADWPVAVARFSKIIPSTYKAVLAAKAAAEQAGLSETEITEKMMEAAING